The window TCACCGTAACGACAGCAGATTACACATTTAGGCTCCCCGGGAAGAGGCGATCTTTGATCTATAGACTTTTGTTTGATACCACCATCTacacacaaaaataataataataataataataataaagctAGGCCGATTAAACCGTGCCAAAGAGAAGATGAACGACAAGCAATCCTAAGTGAGACTAACCAGAGAGGTAAGGGACGCAGCTATCTTCGTTCATACTCTTCAGATCCATTTACTCACAGAAACCAGCTTCCGTAAACACATACGCACGACACCAATCAGCCAAAGATAATTCAATCTAACACAAAACAAATCATCCGAGGCGAGAAATATAGACTCGCTCGCAAACACAAGGATTTTCCAATCGGTagggtgtgtgtgtgtgttgatcgacgcaagaagaagaagcaaacatATATTATTGGACGCGTAGATATATTTGGAGTATACACACAAATGGGCCCTAGATATATTTGATGTATACACACAAATGGGCTTTTTACTGGGCCATACAAAAGAAGAATCCCAGAAAACTACATTTCACACTATCGAACTCCCAACAGATATCCAAGACTTTACCAACTCGCAtttggttgatgatctcaacgTCAAACATGCCCAGCGCTAGACAGTTTTCATCACTGCTTCCTCATTAAATCCTTAACAAATTTAGCTGCCTGGAACAAAAGAACACGGGTAGGATTAGAAAACGCCATTGTTTGTTGGCACTAAACAGTCACGTTGAGACGTACATATAGGGATGTCAAATGGGCTAGCTGTCCATGGATGGCCCATGTCCAAATTAATATGGACTAATATGGATATTCCATATTTGTCCGGAAAAATGTATGTCCAAATAGACGAGGCCCAAATAAATCCATAGCCCAAATGGGCAAAATCAAATGGACATGGGCGgcccaaatttttaaaatgtttagggTTAATCGATCTGaggaaaaatcaaaattttttttttgttaatcacgAGAGAGATCTCGATCTTCttcacttcatcttcttcacttcATCGTCTTCACTCTCGTAAtccaaatctctctctctcgtaaCTCAAACGGTCAAAACCCAGTAATCTCGTAACCCGATTTGTTTCAGGTTTGTtacagtctctctctctctctcatttgcTTTTGCGATTCTGGATTTGCGATTCTCGTAACCCAAAAATGGGTTTGCGATTCTGGAGTTGATGTTTGCGATTCTAGATTTGATGGGTTAGCTATTCTAGATTTGATGGGTTTGCGATTCTAGATTTGATGGGTTTGCGATTCTGGATTCAATGTTTGCGATTCTAGATTTGATGGGTTTGCGAGCTCTTTAAGAGTTGTAGAGTTTGATTCTAGACTTGTAGAGTCTTGCTTTCATCGATAGCTCTTAGTATTCTGAGATGATGGATTGATGGATTGTATTTGTTAGCTGAAAGAGATCACTATTGCATGATGGGTTTGCGATTCTAGATATGGGTTTGTCTTTGAAATAAACGCTAAGCTTTGTTATCATCTTGTTTATGCAGGCTTGTCACTCAGGCTTTGGAACCAAACGCTAAACTCACTGCTCCCACTGCTCCCACTCTATCCTCTCTAAATCAAGGTAGTCAGTTAGTCACtcatcactctctctctcactgtTTAGCTTCTCTTTGCTCATTTGTATATAGTGACACGAGTTTAGGTATGAGTTTGTGTAAATGTGTTGTCTCATTTGTCTCTAATGGTTTTCTTTAATCTCTTTTGTTCAGATGGATGATGTAACTTTGAActtatatgatgatgatgatgatgactatTTGAGTGGTAATGACATGATGGATCCCAGTGAAGATGGTCATGATTCTGTACAAGATGATTCTACAAATGCGGCTGGGAATAGAGTAAGGCGGAGACGTAAGCGGAGGCATTCAAAGTGTTGGAAGCATTTTGAAATTCTAGGAGATAAATTGCCTGATGGGACTACTAAAGTTATCTGCAAGCATTGTGAGTATTCCTATTTCATAGATCTAAGCAATGGGACTAATACTTTACTGCGTCATAGTAGAGTTTGTTCAAAGAATCCTGGAAGCACACCTAGAAGTAGGAAGTTTGATATGATGGTCTTCCGTGAGATGATTGCTGGTGCTATTGTTGAGCACGATCTTGCATACTCATTTGTTGAGTTTAGAAGAATTCGAGAAGCTTTTGAGTATGCGAATCCTGGTATTGAGTTTTGGTGCAGAAACACGGCTGTGTCTGATGTTCGTAAGATATATGAAAATGAGAAAGCTGCTCTTAGGAAGGTTTTGAGTGAAGTTCCTGGGAGGATCTGTTTTACTACGGATTTGTGGAGGGCAATCACTGTGGAGGGGTATTTATGTCTGACAGCTCATTACGTTGATAATTGGAAGCTAAAGGCGAAGATATTGTCATTCTGCGCTTTTCCCCCACCTCATACTGGTTATAGTATTGCTATGAAGGTGATGGAGTTAGTGAAAGAATGGGGATTAGAGAAGAAAGTGTTTACAGTGACTGTCGACAATGCTTCTTCAAACGACAATATGCAAGGGGTTCTAAAGACACAACTTCGCAGAGCTTTGGTGTGTAATGGCGAGTTTCTACATGTAAGATGCGCAGCACACATTCTGAACCTGATTGTTCAAGACGGGTTGGCGGTGATTAGTGATGCCTTAGAGAAAATCAGGGAAAGCGTGAAGTTTGTAAAGTCTTCAGAGTCGAGAGAGCAAATGTTTCAGACCTGTGTTGAAACTGTTGGGAGCAAGAAAGAAGCTGGTCTTGTTTTGGATGTGGCAACGAGGTGGAATTCAACCTTTAAGATGTTGTCTAGAGCTCTTCCATTGAGAGAAGCGTTGCGTAATCTCTCTGAAGTAGATCCGAGCTACAAGTGCTTTCCATCAGAATTGGAGTGGTCTAGAGGAGCACTCATCTGTAAGTTTTTGGCTCCATTTGCTGAGATGACAAACTTGGTATCTGGCTCATCATATCCGACTGCGAACTTATACTTCATGCAAGTCTGGAAAATAGAGTGTTGGCTGAGAGCGAATGAGACTTCAGATGATGAGACAATTTGTCAAATGGTGGAAACAATGAAGCTGAAGTTTGACAAGTACTGGGAAGACTACAGTGATATACTTTCTATTGCTGCAGTGTTGGATCCAAGGTTGAAGTTCGCTTGCTTGGAGTATTGTTATGACACCTTAGATCCATTAACAAGCAAGGCGAAAGTCGATCATATCCGAAAGAAGATTAAAAAGTTGTATGGAGTATACAAGAAGGATCCTAACAGCACTACTGCGAGCCCTTCAGAAGCTACATTGGTTAACAGTATATCAGCTGGATATGGGGTAAGCTCCACCTACTCTTTCTTCTCTCAGTCATTCTTACCGTAAGAAGATAGTGTTCTTAATGTTTTTATGTTCATGATGCAAGACTTTTATGCATTCTTTTCTCAGAATGCGGGAACAGGAAAATCAGCTTTAGATGTGTATTTGGCTGAACCGGTTTTAGATATGGCTGCCTTTAAGACTCTTGATGTCTTGAGATATTGGAAAAACAATGCAACACGGTTTAAAGAGCTGTCCCGCATGGCGTGTGATGTTCTTTCAATTCCCATTACAACCGTGTCTTCTGAGTCATCATTCAGTGCCGGAAGTCGTGTTCTTAGCAAGTATAGGAGCCGACTTCTTCCATCAAATGTACAAGCTCTTATTTGTGGAAGAAATTGGCTGCGTGGATTTGAAGTGACAAGTAAGTTTTCTGATTTTATACTTAGCTTGTGTACTTTTTGATATTCAGCTTAAGACTCTAGATGTCTTTTACTTGGTTGTTGTGATTGCATTTTTACTTGCGGATTGACTTTTTGATATTCAGCTTGCATTTTTACTTGCGGATTGACTTGTTCACTTGTTAGGTGATtctgacgaagaagaagaagaagaagagaaggaaggtgaagagaaggaaggtgaagaagaaggtggaagaaagaagagaagtaaGTGAAGACATGGAGTTTAAGTTTAAGACTTTATCTTTTGGCTTTTGTAAGATATGGAGTTTAAGTTTAAGACTTTAAGTATCTTTTGTTAAGTACTTTTTGTAAGATATGGAGTTTAAGTTTAAAACTTGAAGTATCTTTTGTTAAAACATGAAGTTTAAGTAAGTTCAAAATGTTATATTTGACATTTAGAATCTGTACatcttttaaattgaaaattagattttttacaTTAAGTGGACATCTGGACTTCATGGACAGTCCAATTGGACATGGTCCTATTTGGTAATGGTCCTATTTGGTAATGGAATTATTTGGGCTTCAGCCAAAAATGCCCAAAAAAAATATGTCCATCTGGACATACCCAAATCCGTCCGGACGGCCCATTTGACACCCCTACgtacatctatactattaaagcaggatcctattgtcataattaccttaggggcatgtttccttcactaacattgcatatttcattaagggcaattaagtaatattaataacaaatctatattgggtcattatttttggatctagctcaaatcaaatctctcttgggccatttgagcctattaaaaaatcagattcaattctcactttttttttcctttgggccattgagtctaagttaaaataattttttttcaactattcttaattattatttttttcttttcttaatataatttaagcattcataaaaataattaatttttttattgaaaagttcaaatctttattaaaagtatataatttttttattaaaatattaaccacataataaaattaatttatcagagttataccaacttaattcattaaaaaaaataaagtttaattttttaaacataaatagtcatttaaaataaaatacaataaataaagataaaaaatttaagttttttataaaataaaagacaaatatataaaaatacgacatttactaaatatttgtcaattaaaaaataaaaaaataaacccgcgctttaaaagcgcgggtcaaaatctagtacctGATTAAAATGCTTCCcttgtatatatttatacacaaaaatcatTATTCTTCTATGTTCTATTCTATGAAGGAAACTCCACGAATGAGTGCTGAGGAATCCCTCTCCTTCTAAAACATCCTACGCGCAAGAGAGGCTGTGAAGTGAAGGGGGAGCTAGTATTTGATAAGAGCAGGGAGTGATGCATGCAGTTCTGACAAGCACTGGAACATCCAGTTCAGTAACTGTTCTCTTGGTAGCTCCAGCAAAAGTTCCGCCTGCACATATCCCATGTAAAGCCCTACAGTTTAGTTCATTGGAATAGATTACACAAATTCATGCACATGTCAATCCTACTACTAATTCACTCCTACAGTACCATTATTTGATCTCCTTCATATATCAAGGAGCTTCGGTAAACGTCACAAGTCATGGAATCTGTGATCAGCTTGAACACCTTCTTACTCATATTTGTTTTCATCACAACCATCTTCCCTGATGCATAAATTCTGTTTACTCCAAGATCAGCCGCCATGCGTCTCACATACAGCTTCTTCAAAATGATCTCCATGGAGTAAGGTTCTTTCCCATATTGGCGACGTAAGTTCTCTGTGAATTGCATGAGACTCCACATATCTTTCTCAGCTGCTTTTTCAGCTTCATTGATGATCTCCATCGGATTTTCCAGGTAATTTACATACTCGGACGGCAGCCGAGGATTTATATTTATGTCAATCTGGAATACAGAGAAGATAAAAAGAATTACAAGCCCGTTAACTGCCACAGTTCGAGGCATAACAAGTGCATTGAAGATTGAACTTCTCCCCTTACTCGTGCACAAACAACAGACACTGGAAATATCCTGATCTTGTGTCACTTCTTTTTAATCTAAATTATTTAACCCTACCTTCACCAGATTGTATGGAACCGAAAAAATACGGAGTTCCTCCACCTAgaaacaaccaaaaaaattgaCTCATAAATCAATAACCAAGCccagttaaaaacaaaaaaaaaacaaaatgctCATCAGTGTCATGATCAGACAGAAATATGTGGAAGGAGGCCTTAGTCATAAAGTACCTTGGATAGACTCTCAAAAAGCATTTCAAAGAAGAGATCGATGCCGACATTTCCAACATCTCCTGTCTGCTGTTCACCAAAAATTGTCCCAAAGCCTCTTATACCCATGTCTTTCTCCGCAAGTTGGAAACCTTGTCCAAGCTCGCGACACTCTTCAAGAGCACTAAGCCTTTCCTGCACAGTTAGCTTGTACATTACATCCAGTCTGCCAAGGGAATAGAACAAATAAAATCATCCACAATACCAGTGCTTGATCAGAGAGCAGCGATTTATCAGGATAAAACAGGTAGGCATGAGCTTCTTTATCAGCCCGGCCAACCCTTCCACGCAACTGTTACAACCAAGAGAAGATATCTAAGAAGCTCTTTTCCAGGCTAACTGCAATAGCAATGTTTAAGAAATAACTTTGGCACCTGGTACAACTGAGCGAGCCCAAATTGTTGAACATCCTGGATGATTATGGTATTTGCATTTTGAATATCAAGTCCGCTTTCAACAATATTAGTGCATATGAGGATTTTGATCTTTCCTTGCGCAAATCTCTCCATGGTTTCCTCTAGTTGTTTTGAGTATTGCTGTGAATACATCAGCGTAGCAGGATAATCAAAGATAGAGCAACATCATTTCTTAGGAGAATTTCCATTAAATGTGATATATGTTATGAATGAGGAGCACCCAAATGTCGAGTACTGCAACAAAAGGCCATAACATACCTTCCCATGTGCCATAGCAATGTCGATATCTGGAAATGCTTCTTCAAGAAAATCCATCACTTCCTCTAGTCCTGATAAGGAAAATGAAAGTGGTAAAGCGATAATGGAAAAATGTATGGTCAAAAAGTTTTCTGATTCTACTTGTGTCTAAGTTGACCAAGACCAGAGGTGGTCATACTAAGAGAGACTAATATAGAGAAAGAAAACCGCTTATGGTGCATTTAACCTTTAATTCGAGGCAAGACATAGAAAACTTGGCCACCACGATTCAGTTCATTTTTTATTGCTTTGATAACCTTTTCCTTACGGAACGATGAAAGATGGGTTTTTATTGGAATCCTCTCCGGTGGAGGTGTGGAGATTAAACTAAAACAAGGGAGCAACAAAGGGGGCATTAGTCTCTCATCATATTCTATCAGTTAGCTTATTAATGGAAACACAACCTGGCATCCCGGAATCCAGTCAAAGCTAAGTATAACGTCCTTGGTATAGGTGTTGCGGAGAGGGTAAGCACATCCACTGACGTTTTGAAAGATGCAATCTTTTCTTTCTGCTTGACCCCAAATCTCTGTAAAGTAAAAAGAGAGATTCCATTAAACAATCCAAGAATCTTACAGAGACCATCGAATATTTTTCAAGGAATTAGAACACAACCTACCTGTTCCTCATCGACGACAAGAAGGCCTAGATTGCTGTACACAACACGGCTTCCGAGAAGGGAGTGAGTACCTACAATGATATTGAGATGACCGTGTTTTATCATTTCCAAATACGCCTCCTTCTCTGCTTTGGTCTGCACAATGTCGAACATGTGACTGTGGTAAATCGCTCGTTTTGctaggcaaaaaaaaaagaaaacagtgGTGTGAATGAATACCTGAAACCGACTTAAAAGACCGACTTTGATTTGGGGATACAAGGAAAACCGCTGAGAGATGACATCGTAATGTTGCTTGGCCAAAACAATAGTGGGTGCTAAAACCATAGCTTGTTTGCCAGCGGAGACCACACAAAAGATGGCACGTAGAGCAACCTCAGTTTTACCAAATCCAACATCTCCACATATCAATCGGTCCATAGGCGTTTCCCTCTCAGTCAAATCCTTGTCAACATCAAGGAAAGCCTGCAAGGTAGAAGAAGTGAGGTTCAGGGGAAGGAGGAATATGAACAAGTAAAGAGAAAGCAGGAAGCAAAGACCTGCTGCTGGTCAGGTGTAGCGTTATAAGGAAATTGAGCAGCGAAATCAGCCATGACAGGGTTTTTGGGATAAGGAAATCTCTTCTGTCTAAGCCTA of the Brassica napus cultivar Da-Ae unplaced genomic scaffold, Da-Ae ScsIHWf_2804;HRSCAF=3580, whole genome shotgun sequence genome contains:
- the LOC125602319 gene encoding ATP-dependent DNA helicase At3g02060, chloroplastic isoform X2 gives rise to the protein MTSLLLPNPDSITTTPLVSNLRSFRRFFSPLRRSSLPRNSSSSSLPLVAVSSLSATAAKPTTATRWREKHELAESDSISILNERIRRDLGKRETARPAMDSKEAEKYIQMVKEQQERGLQKLKGVRPGSDGGFSYKVDPYTLLSGDYVVHKKVGIGRFVGIKLDVPKDSSEPLEYVFIEYADGMAKLPLKQASRLLYRYNLPNESKRPRTLSRLSDTSVWERRKTKGKVAIQKMVVDLMELYLHRLRQKRFPYPKNPVMADFAAQFPYNATPDQQQAFLDVDKDLTERETPMDRLICGDVGFGKTEVALRAIFCVVSAGKQAMVLAPTIVLAKQHYDVISQRFSLYPQIKVGLLSRFQTKAEKEAYLEMIKHGHLNIIVGTHSLLGSRVVYSNLGLLVVDEEQRFGVKQKEKIASFKTSVDVLTLSATPIPRTLYLALTGFRDASLISTPPPERIPIKTHLSSFRKEKVIKAIKNELNRGGQVFYVLPRIKGLEEVMDFLEEAFPDIDIAMAHGKQYSKQLEETMERFAQGKIKILICTNIVESGLDIQNANTIIIQDVQQFGLAQLYQLRGRVGRADKEAHAYLFYPDKSLLSDQALERLSALEECRELGQGFQLAEKDMGIRGFGTIFGEQQTGDVGNVGIDLFFEMLFESLSKIDININPRLPSEYVNYLENPMEIINEAEKAAEKDMWSLMQFTENLRRQYGKEPYSMEIILKKLYVRRMAADLGVNRIYASGKMVVMKTNMSKKVFKLITDSMTCDVYRSSLIYEGDQIMAELLLELPREQLLNWMFQCLSELHASLPALIKY
- the LOC125602319 gene encoding ATP-dependent DNA helicase At3g02060, chloroplastic isoform X1 — translated: MTSLLLPNPDSITTTPLVSNLRSFRRFFSPLRRSSLPRNSSSSSLPLVAVSSLSATAAKPTTATRWREKHELAESDSISILNERIRRDLGKRETARPAMDSKEAEKYIQMVKEQQERGLQKLKGVRPGSDGGFSYKVDPYTLLSGDYVVHKKVGIGRFVGIKLDVPKDSSEPLEYVFIEYADGMAKLPLKQASRLLYRYNLPNESKRPRTLSRLSDTSVWERRKTKGKVAIQKMVVDLMELYLHRLRQKRFPYPKNPVMADFAAQFPYNATPDQQQAFLDVDKDLTERETPMDRLICGDVGFGKTEVALRAIFCVVSAGKQAMVLAPTIVLAKQHYDVISQRFSLYPQIKVGLLSRFQTKAEKEAYLEMIKHGHLNIIVGTHSLLGSRVVYSNLGLLVVDEEQRFGVKQKEKIASFKTSVDVLTLSATPIPRTLYLALTGFRDASLISTPPPERIPIKTHLSSFRKEKVIKAIKNELNRGGQVFYVLPRIKGLEEVMDFLEEAFPDIDIAMAHGKQYSKQLEETMERFAQGKIKILICTNIVESGLDIQNANTIIIQDVQQFGLAQLYQLRGRVGRADKEAHAYLFYPDKSLLSDQALERLSALEECRELGQGFQLAEKDMGIRGFGTIFGEQQTGDVGNVGIDLFFEMLFESLSKVEELRIFSVPYNLVKIDININPRLPSEYVNYLENPMEIINEAEKAAEKDMWSLMQFTENLRRQYGKEPYSMEIILKKLYVRRMAADLGVNRIYASGKMVVMKTNMSKKVFKLITDSMTCDVYRSSLIYEGDQIMAELLLELPREQLLNWMFQCLSELHASLPALIKY